The Syntrophales bacterium genome includes a region encoding these proteins:
- a CDS encoding amidohydrolase — protein MREVDTIISGGRVLLLDEKGSRIENGYIAIDGDEIVAVGKAEEIKAKFDGRKIIDARNSLVMPGLVNCHTHAAMTCFRGIADDLILEDWLNNYILPAEAKNLDKELAYWGSLLACAEMIKSGTTTFCDMYIFEDETAKAAHETGMRCLVGEVLYDFPSPSYPTPKEGLNYTRMLIEKWQDDPLVSIVVEPHSLYTCSPDLLKDAKALADEYKVPLATHLLETWHEREDLFRKLGKNATSFLKEIGYLNDRFIAFHCVATVDEDIQLFADYGCKIVSLPESNMKLASGGAPVPDMMSRGVVVGLGTDGCASNNNLDMFQEMDMAAKFHKVIKLDPTVMDAETVVRMATREGAKVLGMENLVGSLEVGMKADIIIIGLNKPHLTPMYHEYSHLVYAVNGSDVDTVLINGKVVMKNRQLLTINEREVMEKVKKIANRVKKSLITTK, from the coding sequence ATGAGAGAAGTTGACACCATTATATCAGGGGGAAGGGTTCTCTTGTTGGACGAAAAGGGTTCACGGATTGAAAATGGGTACATAGCGATAGATGGGGACGAAATCGTCGCTGTCGGAAAAGCTGAAGAGATAAAAGCCAAATTCGACGGGCGCAAAATAATCGATGCCAGGAATTCTCTCGTCATGCCCGGCCTTGTAAACTGTCACACCCACGCGGCCATGACATGCTTCAGGGGAATCGCCGATGATCTTATTTTAGAGGACTGGCTGAACAACTACATATTGCCCGCAGAGGCAAAAAACCTGGATAAAGAGCTGGCTTACTGGGGAAGCCTGCTCGCATGCGCTGAAATGATCAAATCCGGGACAACCACCTTTTGTGATATGTATATCTTCGAAGATGAGACTGCAAAAGCAGCTCACGAGACAGGAATGAGATGCCTTGTCGGAGAAGTTCTCTATGATTTTCCGTCTCCCAGTTACCCAACACCCAAGGAGGGGTTGAATTATACGAGAATGCTCATTGAAAAATGGCAAGATGATCCCTTAGTGAGCATTGTCGTTGAACCCCACTCACTCTATACCTGTTCTCCCGATCTTCTCAAAGACGCCAAGGCCCTGGCAGACGAATACAAAGTACCACTGGCAACCCACCTTCTTGAAACCTGGCACGAGCGGGAAGATCTTTTCCGAAAATTAGGCAAAAATGCAACTTCCTTTCTGAAAGAAATTGGATACCTTAATGACCGATTTATCGCCTTTCACTGCGTTGCCACTGTCGATGAAGATATTCAATTGTTCGCCGATTACGGCTGCAAAATAGTCAGCCTTCCCGAAAGCAATATGAAACTTGCCTCCGGAGGCGCCCCCGTACCTGATATGATGAGCCGCGGCGTCGTTGTAGGGCTCGGCACTGACGGCTGTGCCAGCAATAACAACCTGGACATGTTTCAGGAGATGGATATGGCTGCCAAATTCCATAAGGTCATCAAGCTCGATCCGACAGTCATGGATGCGGAAACAGTTGTAAGGATGGCAACCCGCGAGGGGGCCAAAGTTCTCGGGATGGAAAACCTTGTGGGTTCCCTTGAGGTCGGTATGAAGGCAGATATTATTATAATAGGGTTAAACAAACCTCATTTAACCCCGATGTATCATGAATATTCCCACCTCGTTTATGCTGTCAATGGGTCCGATGTCGATACCGTTTTGATAAACGGGAAAGTTGTTATGAAAAACCGACAACTTTTGACCATAAACGAACGCGAAGTTATGGAAAAAGTAAAAAAAATAGCAAACCGTGTAAAAAAGAGCCTGATAACAACAAAATGA
- a CDS encoding amidohydrolase, whose product MKRIGELDILITGGTALTMSEKMEVIENPRIGIKDRKIVFAEKETGRPARYKAKETIDASGSIIMPGLINTHIHSPMVCFRGLADDLPLMEWWNNHIFPAESKHVNREMVYHGAMLAIAEMILSGTTTFSDVYFYESSVARAAIDSGIRALSTQGIIDSPAPNNLEPSRKIEIAEKFIKKWTGVSPLITPALSCHTPFTCSTETLTLIKEVARKANVPYMIHLAETIDETKIIRERYGTTPVRYLHRLGILDDFTIAVHCVCIDKEEIDILADCGVKVSHNPESNMKLASGVAPIPKLLKKGVTVGLGTDGCASNNDLDMFREMDTAAKIHKATTGDPTVMDAKTVLRMATIEGAKVLNLEDKTGSIEAGKCADIIILDMQKPHLTPLYNYYSQIVYSASGSDVSTSIIDGKIVMKERRLLNMDIESIMERVRKIADVISSNNL is encoded by the coding sequence ATGAAAAGAATTGGTGAACTCGATATCCTTATTACCGGTGGAACGGCACTCACCATGTCAGAAAAGATGGAGGTGATTGAAAATCCCCGTATAGGCATAAAGGATAGAAAGATAGTCTTCGCAGAAAAGGAAACAGGCCGGCCGGCCCGGTACAAAGCAAAGGAAACGATAGACGCCTCCGGGTCAATTATCATGCCCGGCCTTATAAATACCCACATCCATTCGCCGATGGTCTGTTTCAGGGGGCTTGCTGATGACCTCCCCCTTATGGAGTGGTGGAATAATCACATCTTCCCCGCGGAGTCGAAGCATGTAAACAGGGAAATGGTATACCATGGAGCGATGCTTGCGATAGCAGAAATGATACTCTCCGGCACGACAACATTTTCCGATGTTTATTTTTACGAAAGCAGTGTTGCCCGGGCGGCGATCGATTCCGGGATACGTGCTCTATCAACCCAGGGTATCATCGACTCCCCTGCCCCGAACAATCTTGAACCTTCAAGAAAAATAGAGATCGCCGAAAAATTCATCAAAAAATGGACTGGGGTATCTCCCTTAATCACACCTGCATTATCCTGTCACACCCCCTTCACCTGTTCGACCGAAACACTCACTCTCATCAAGGAGGTTGCGAGAAAGGCGAATGTGCCATACATGATCCATCTGGCCGAAACGATAGACGAAACAAAAATAATCAGGGAAAGATACGGCACCACACCGGTACGTTATCTCCACAGACTTGGCATTCTTGATGATTTCACTATTGCCGTCCACTGTGTCTGTATAGACAAAGAAGAGATCGATATATTAGCCGATTGTGGCGTAAAGGTATCCCATAATCCTGAAAGTAATATGAAACTGGCATCAGGGGTTGCACCAATCCCGAAACTGCTCAAAAAGGGCGTCACAGTGGGACTGGGTACCGACGGATGCGCAAGCAATAATGACCTGGACATGTTCAGGGAGATGGATACCGCGGCCAAGATACACAAGGCCACAACGGGAGATCCCACGGTCATGGATGCAAAAACCGTATTAAGAATGGCAACTATTGAGGGAGCAAAGGTGTTAAACCTCGAAGACAAAACAGGCTCAATCGAGGCGGGAAAATGTGCCGATATAATCATCCTCGACATGCAAAAACCTCATCTCACACCCCTGTACAATTACTATTCCCAGATCGTCTATTCTGCCTCAGGCTCCGATGTGTCAACATCAATTATTGACGGAAAAATCGTGATGAAGGAAAGACGCCTCCTCAACATGGACATCGAAAGCATCATGGAAAGAGTACGAAAGATAGCGGATGTCATTTCCAGCAATAATTTATAA